A genome region from Meriones unguiculatus strain TT.TT164.6M chromosome 2, Bangor_MerUng_6.1, whole genome shotgun sequence includes the following:
- the Cplx4 gene encoding complexin-4 produces the protein MAFFVKNMISNQVKNLGFGGGSEEKKEEGATSDPAAAQGMTREEYEEYQKQMIEEKMERDAAFTQKKAERACLRVHLRDKYRLPKSEMDETQIQLAGDDVDLPEDLRKMVDEDQDEEEEKDSILGQLQNLQNMDLDTIKEKAQATFTEIKQSAEQKCSVM, from the exons ATGGCTTTCTTTGTGAAAAATATGATAAGCAACCAGGTGAAGAATTTAGGATTTGGAGGTGGgtctgaagaaaagaaagaagaaggagccACCTCGGACCCCGCAGCAGCTCAAGGGATGACTAGAGAGGAATACGAGGAGTACCAGAAGCAGATGATTGAAGAGAA GATGGAGAGAGACGCTGCATTTACTCAGAAGAAGGCAGAGAGGGCATGTCTCCGAGTCCACCTCAGGGACAAATACAGGCTCCCAAAG agCGAAATGGATGAGACGCAAATCCAACTGGCTGGGGATGATGTGGATTTGCCAGAAGATCTCCGAAAGATGGTAGATGAAGACCaagatgaagaagaggagaaggattCTATCCTTGGGCAGTTGCAGAACCTCCAGAACATGGACTTGGATACCATTAAAGAAAAGGCTCAAGCCACCTTCACAGAGATCAAGCAGTCGGCAGAACAGAAGTGCTCTGTGATGTGA